Proteins from one Mycolicibacter virginiensis genomic window:
- a CDS encoding PE-PPE domain-containing protein — protein sequence MSTVFTIDGAGWSGFLRFMCRGAVTKGKTVKNVKYPNTYFDGLRYVPAVKAVQRGAQALDDMLTAHFNASPDADDVLVYAVSMGAQVACKWLRERGPTSSVPTGKVSFLLLANPEQPFHGIYRADPKLVTFMKLPYYGGVGIPADTRFAVTDLCRQYDGMADFPNLPAAHVDSLAVRNALLGLVTVHNNYFRVNLKSPDNIWVKRDNLTYVFCPTWRKRRRRIERSYDRSAWSY from the coding sequence ATGAGCACCGTATTCACCATCGACGGGGCGGGCTGGAGCGGATTTCTGCGGTTCATGTGCCGTGGCGCGGTCACCAAGGGCAAGACCGTCAAAAACGTCAAGTACCCCAACACCTACTTCGACGGACTGCGCTATGTCCCGGCGGTCAAAGCGGTGCAGCGGGGTGCGCAAGCACTCGACGACATGCTGACCGCCCACTTCAACGCCTCACCCGATGCCGACGACGTACTCGTCTACGCCGTGAGCATGGGGGCGCAGGTCGCTTGCAAATGGCTGCGCGAGCGGGGGCCGACCTCATCGGTCCCCACCGGCAAGGTGTCGTTTCTGCTATTGGCCAACCCCGAGCAGCCGTTCCACGGCATCTATCGGGCCGACCCGAAGCTGGTCACGTTCATGAAGCTGCCCTACTACGGCGGCGTCGGCATACCGGCGGACACCCGGTTCGCGGTGACGGACCTGTGTCGCCAATACGACGGCATGGCCGACTTTCCCAATCTGCCTGCGGCACACGTCGACTCGTTGGCCGTCAGAAACGCTCTGCTGGGACTGGTGACCGTGCACAACAACTATTTCCGGGTCAACCTTAAGAGCCCCGACAACATCTGGGTCAAGCGCGACAACCTCACCTACGTGTTCTGTCCCACCTGGCGTAAGAGGCGTCGGCGGATCGAGCGCAGCTATGACCGCTCGGCCTGGAGCTACTGA
- a CDS encoding TetR/AcrR family transcriptional regulator: protein MASVTRKPPNSRQERREEIERHLLDATERLMSGGASFTELSVDRLATEAGISRASFYIYFEDKGHLLRRLAGQVFGDLASGAERWWGVAQRRDPDDVRAAMASIIANYRRHQPLLIALSEMAGYDPLVGATYRDLLTGISGRVAQVIEDGQADGSIRRDLPVAATASALTWMVERVCQQNLPVRDADYDSELATALTEIVWGALYLKPTDQ, encoded by the coding sequence CCAGGAGCGGCGCGAGGAGATCGAACGGCACCTCCTCGACGCCACCGAGCGGCTGATGAGCGGCGGCGCGAGCTTCACCGAGCTCAGCGTGGACCGACTCGCCACCGAGGCCGGCATCTCGCGCGCCAGCTTCTATATCTACTTCGAGGACAAGGGTCATTTGTTGCGCCGGCTGGCCGGCCAGGTGTTCGGCGATCTCGCCTCAGGGGCCGAGCGTTGGTGGGGCGTGGCGCAGCGCCGCGATCCCGACGATGTCCGCGCCGCGATGGCCTCGATCATCGCCAACTATCGGCGGCATCAACCGCTGCTGATCGCACTCAGCGAGATGGCCGGCTACGACCCACTCGTGGGCGCCACCTACAGGGACTTGCTGACCGGCATCTCCGGCCGAGTGGCCCAGGTCATCGAAGACGGCCAGGCCGACGGCTCCATTCGTCGCGATTTACCTGTCGCCGCGACCGCAAGCGCGCTCACCTGGATGGTGGAGCGGGTCTGCCAGCAGAACCTGCCGGTCCGCGACGCGGACTACGATTCCGAGCTCGCCACTGCACTGACTGAAATCGTGTGGGGCGCTCTGTATCTCAAGCCGACCGATCAGTAG
- the obgE gene encoding GTPase ObgE, whose translation MSRFVDRVVIHVRAGDGGNGCASIHREKFKPLGGPDGGNGGRGGSVVLVVDPQVHTLLDFHFRPHIVAASGKQGQGSNKDGATGADLEIKVPDGTVVLDEHGRLLADLVGAGARFEAAAGGRGGLGNAALVSRARKAPGFALLGEKGETRDLTLELKTVADVGLIGFPSAGKSALVSVISAAKPKIADYPFTTLAPNLGVVSAGENTFTAADVPGLIPGASTGRGLGLDFLRHIERCAVLVHVVDCATAEPGRDPLSDIEAIEAELAAYTPTMQGDSTLGDLVDRPRAVVLNKIDVPEALEMAEFVRDDIAAERGWPVFMVSTVSRAGLRPLTFALAEMVSAYRAAQPEPVARRPVIRPVRAGETGFTVESDGYGGFLVRGTQPERWVHQTNFDNDEAVGYLGDRLARLGVEDELLKRGATPGCAVTIGEMTFDWEPTTPAGVDMTLSGRGTDSRLERTDRVGAAERKVARKQRREHSEDE comes from the coding sequence ATGTCCCGGTTCGTCGACCGCGTTGTCATCCATGTGCGCGCCGGCGACGGGGGCAACGGCTGCGCCTCGATTCACCGAGAGAAGTTCAAACCGCTCGGTGGTCCTGACGGTGGCAACGGCGGCCGCGGCGGCAGCGTCGTGCTGGTCGTCGATCCCCAAGTGCACACCCTGCTGGACTTCCACTTCCGGCCACACATCGTCGCGGCGTCCGGCAAGCAGGGCCAAGGCAGCAACAAGGACGGCGCCACAGGCGCGGACCTGGAGATCAAGGTGCCCGACGGCACCGTCGTCCTCGACGAACACGGGCGGCTGCTGGCCGACCTGGTGGGCGCGGGTGCCCGCTTCGAGGCGGCAGCCGGCGGACGCGGCGGTCTGGGCAATGCGGCGCTGGTGTCGCGTGCCCGCAAGGCGCCCGGCTTCGCACTGTTGGGGGAGAAGGGTGAAACCCGCGACCTCACCCTGGAACTCAAGACCGTCGCCGACGTCGGGCTGATCGGATTTCCGTCCGCGGGCAAATCCGCACTGGTATCAGTGATCTCGGCGGCCAAACCGAAGATCGCCGACTATCCGTTCACCACGTTGGCGCCCAACCTGGGCGTGGTCTCGGCCGGAGAGAACACCTTCACCGCAGCCGATGTGCCCGGCCTCATTCCCGGTGCCTCGACCGGTCGCGGGCTGGGCTTGGACTTTCTGCGGCACATCGAACGCTGCGCCGTGCTGGTGCACGTCGTCGACTGCGCGACCGCTGAGCCGGGCCGTGACCCGCTCTCTGACATCGAAGCGATCGAAGCCGAACTGGCTGCCTATACCCCGACCATGCAAGGGGATTCGACGCTCGGCGACCTGGTCGACCGGCCTCGGGCGGTGGTCCTCAACAAGATCGACGTGCCCGAGGCGCTGGAGATGGCGGAATTCGTCCGCGACGACATCGCGGCCGAGCGTGGTTGGCCGGTGTTCATGGTCTCGACGGTGAGCCGTGCCGGCTTGCGGCCGTTGACGTTTGCGTTGGCCGAGATGGTGTCGGCGTATCGGGCCGCACAACCGGAGCCGGTGGCGCGCCGCCCGGTGATCCGTCCTGTTCGCGCGGGGGAGACCGGGTTCACCGTGGAATCCGACGGCTACGGCGGTTTTCTTGTGCGGGGTACCCAACCCGAGCGCTGGGTGCACCAGACCAACTTCGACAACGATGAGGCGGTCGGCTACCTGGGTGACCGACTGGCCCGGCTCGGCGTCGAAGACGAACTGCTCAAGCGAGGCGCCACACCGGGCTGTGCGGTGACTATCGGGGAGATGACCTTCGACTGGGAGCCGACTACTCCGGCCGGGGTGGACATGACGCTGTCGGGCCGCGGCACGGACAGCAGGCTGGAGCGCACCGACCGAGTGGGTGCCGCCGAGCGCAAGGTGGCACGCAAGCAGCGCCGAGAGCATTCGGAGGACGAGTGA
- the proB gene encoding glutamate 5-kinase encodes MTGSGAREAIRTARTVVVKIGTTALTTESGMFDAARLAGLAEAIEARMKAGSDVTIVSSGAIAAGLEPLGLSKRPTDLATKQAAASVGQVALVNAWSAAFGQFGRTVGQVLLTAQDVSMRVSHTNAARTLDRLRALHAVAIVNENDTVATSEIRFGDNDRLSALVAHLVGADALVLLSDIDGLYDSDPRKGPARLVPEVSGPDDLADVVASEGSHLGTGGMVSKLSSALLAADAGVPVLLAAASAAASALSDASVGTVFAPRTQRLSARKFWVRHAADAAGTLTLDAGAVEAVLARRRSLLPAGITAVSGRFYGGDVVELCGPDGAVVARGVVGYDAAELDAMIGHSTAELAPDARRPVVHADDLVAV; translated from the coding sequence GTGACAGGCAGTGGCGCGCGCGAAGCGATTCGCACCGCGCGCACCGTCGTGGTCAAGATCGGCACCACCGCACTGACCACTGAGTCCGGCATGTTCGATGCGGCCCGGCTGGCCGGGCTGGCCGAGGCGATCGAGGCCCGAATGAAGGCCGGCTCGGACGTGACGATCGTGTCTTCGGGGGCTATCGCCGCCGGGCTGGAGCCGCTCGGATTGTCCAAGCGGCCCACCGACCTGGCCACCAAACAGGCCGCCGCCAGTGTGGGCCAGGTGGCGCTGGTCAACGCCTGGAGTGCCGCCTTCGGTCAGTTCGGCCGCACCGTCGGCCAAGTGCTGCTCACCGCGCAGGACGTCTCGATGCGGGTGTCGCACACCAACGCCGCCCGCACCCTGGACCGACTGCGCGCCCTGCACGCGGTGGCGATCGTCAACGAGAACGACACGGTGGCCACCAGCGAGATCCGGTTCGGCGACAACGACCGCCTTTCGGCGCTGGTGGCGCATCTGGTGGGCGCCGACGCGCTGGTGCTGCTCTCCGACATCGACGGCCTCTACGACTCCGATCCGCGCAAGGGCCCGGCCCGCCTGGTCCCCGAGGTGTCCGGACCGGATGACCTCGCCGACGTAGTTGCCAGCGAGGGCAGTCATCTGGGCACCGGCGGCATGGTGTCGAAGCTGTCGTCGGCACTGCTGGCCGCCGACGCGGGAGTGCCGGTGTTGTTGGCCGCCGCCAGTGCGGCAGCATCCGCCCTCTCCGACGCATCGGTGGGCACCGTCTTCGCGCCCCGGACGCAACGGTTGTCGGCGCGCAAATTCTGGGTCCGCCACGCCGCCGACGCCGCCGGGACGCTGACGCTGGACGCCGGTGCCGTCGAGGCGGTGCTGGCCCGCCGACGCTCCCTGCTGCCGGCCGGGATCACCGCGGTCTCGGGCAGGTTCTACGGCGGCGACGTCGTCGAACTGTGTGGCCCGGACGGGGCCGTGGTGGCCCGCGGAGTGGTCGGCTACGACGCCGCGGAGTTGGACGCCATGATCGGCCATTCCACCGCGGAGTTGGCACCGGATGCGCGTCGGCCGGTGGTGCACGCCGACGACCTGGTCGCGGTCTAG